The following coding sequences are from one Helicoverpa zea isolate HzStark_Cry1AcR chromosome 4, ilHelZeax1.1, whole genome shotgun sequence window:
- the LOC124629918 gene encoding neuroendocrine protein 7B2 isoform X1, which yields MDRQGVLIMAISIVGAMGFIPHGSIGEKDHMLTEALLREVVERMGKEFNDAASSYLEYPASERHLALMARASKDLENEQLDYDSLIDGNPNPSLRDQEYLQHSSLWGHQYVTGGAGEGEQRLQPSGVVANRQRVKTDAVLPAYCNPPNPCPVGYSEDQGCISEFENTAAFSREYQLAQRCMCDEEHMFSCPPDSGADLDLPFPKHHKSVAAKKYKPAEENPYLTGERLPIAAKKGFDVNVY from the exons ATGGACCGGCAAGGAGTGTTAATTATGGCGATAAGCATCGTAGGGGCCATGGGCTTTATCCCCCATGGTTCTATTGGGGAAAAG GATCATATGCTAACGGAGGCTTTGCTTCGTGAAGTGGTGGAACGTATGGGCAAGGAGTTCAACGATGCCGCTTCCAGCTACCTGGAGTATCCAGCCAGTGAGCGCCATCTAGCGCTCATGGCCCGCGCCAGTAAAGACCTGGAGAATGAGCAGTTGGACTATGATTCGCTTATCGATGGGAACCCGAATCCGAGCCTTCGTGATCAGGAGTATCTGCAGCACAG TTCGTTGTGGGGCCATCAGTACGTGACCGGCGGCGCTGGTGAGGGTGAGCAGCGCCTTCAACCCTCAGGAGTGGTGGCCAACCGGCAGCGCGTGAAGACTGATGCAGTCCTGCCGGCCTATTGCAACCCGCCTAATCCTTGCCCCGTTGGATATTCTG AAGACCAAGGCTGCATCAGCGAGTTCGAGAACACCGCCGCATTCAGTCGGGAGTACCAACTGGCGCAGCGATGCATGTGTGACGAAGAGCACATGTTCAGCTGCCCTCCCGACTCCGGCGCAGACCTCGATCTCCCCTTCCCGAAGCACCACAAGAGTGTCGCCGCGAAGAAGTATAAGCCTGCT GAAGAAAATCCTTATCTGACGGGCGAACGTTTACCGATCGCAGCTAAAAAAGGTTTTGATGTCAATGTGTACTAA
- the LOC124629918 gene encoding uncharacterized protein LOC124629918 isoform X3: MYLALCLIIIIASLLRIHISTVLPKSFAMDRQGVLIMAISIVGAMGFIPHGSIGEKDHMLTEALLREVVERMGKEFNDAASSYLEYPASERHLALMARASKDLENEQLDYDSLIDGNPNPSLRDQEYLQHSSLWGHQYVTGGAGEGEQRLQPSGVVANRQRVKTDAVLPAYCNPPNPCPVGYSEDQGCISEFENTAAFSREYQLAQRCMCDEEHMFSCPPDSGADLDLPFPKHHKSVAAKKYKPAEENPYLTGERLPIAAKKGFDVNVY; this comes from the exons ATGTATTTAGCGCTTTGCCTCATTATCATCATAGCAAGTTTGCTAAGGATacat ATTTCAACTGTCTTACCTAAATC ATTCGCAATGGACCGGCAAGGAGTGTTAATTATGGCGATAAGCATCGTAGGGGCCATGGGCTTTATCCCCCATGGTTCTATTGGGGAAAAG GATCATATGCTAACGGAGGCTTTGCTTCGTGAAGTGGTGGAACGTATGGGCAAGGAGTTCAACGATGCCGCTTCCAGCTACCTGGAGTATCCAGCCAGTGAGCGCCATCTAGCGCTCATGGCCCGCGCCAGTAAAGACCTGGAGAATGAGCAGTTGGACTATGATTCGCTTATCGATGGGAACCCGAATCCGAGCCTTCGTGATCAGGAGTATCTGCAGCACAG TTCGTTGTGGGGCCATCAGTACGTGACCGGCGGCGCTGGTGAGGGTGAGCAGCGCCTTCAACCCTCAGGAGTGGTGGCCAACCGGCAGCGCGTGAAGACTGATGCAGTCCTGCCGGCCTATTGCAACCCGCCTAATCCTTGCCCCGTTGGATATTCTG AAGACCAAGGCTGCATCAGCGAGTTCGAGAACACCGCCGCATTCAGTCGGGAGTACCAACTGGCGCAGCGATGCATGTGTGACGAAGAGCACATGTTCAGCTGCCCTCCCGACTCCGGCGCAGACCTCGATCTCCCCTTCCCGAAGCACCACAAGAGTGTCGCCGCGAAGAAGTATAAGCCTGCT GAAGAAAATCCTTATCTGACGGGCGAACGTTTACCGATCGCAGCTAAAAAAGGTTTTGATGTCAATGTGTACTAA
- the LOC124629918 gene encoding neuroendocrine protein 7B2 isoform X2, which yields MDRQGVLIMAISIVGAMGFIPHGSIGEKDHMLTEALLREVVERMGKEFNDAASSYLEYPASERHLALMARASKDLENEQLDYDSLIDGNPNPSLRDQEYLQHSSLWGHQYVTGGAGEGEQRLQPSGVVANRQRVKTDAVLPAYCNPPNPCPVGYSDQGCISEFENTAAFSREYQLAQRCMCDEEHMFSCPPDSGADLDLPFPKHHKSVAAKKYKPAEENPYLTGERLPIAAKKGFDVNVY from the exons ATGGACCGGCAAGGAGTGTTAATTATGGCGATAAGCATCGTAGGGGCCATGGGCTTTATCCCCCATGGTTCTATTGGGGAAAAG GATCATATGCTAACGGAGGCTTTGCTTCGTGAAGTGGTGGAACGTATGGGCAAGGAGTTCAACGATGCCGCTTCCAGCTACCTGGAGTATCCAGCCAGTGAGCGCCATCTAGCGCTCATGGCCCGCGCCAGTAAAGACCTGGAGAATGAGCAGTTGGACTATGATTCGCTTATCGATGGGAACCCGAATCCGAGCCTTCGTGATCAGGAGTATCTGCAGCACAG TTCGTTGTGGGGCCATCAGTACGTGACCGGCGGCGCTGGTGAGGGTGAGCAGCGCCTTCAACCCTCAGGAGTGGTGGCCAACCGGCAGCGCGTGAAGACTGATGCAGTCCTGCCGGCCTATTGCAACCCGCCTAATCCTTGCCCCGTTGGATATTCTG ACCAAGGCTGCATCAGCGAGTTCGAGAACACCGCCGCATTCAGTCGGGAGTACCAACTGGCGCAGCGATGCATGTGTGACGAAGAGCACATGTTCAGCTGCCCTCCCGACTCCGGCGCAGACCTCGATCTCCCCTTCCCGAAGCACCACAAGAGTGTCGCCGCGAAGAAGTATAAGCCTGCT GAAGAAAATCCTTATCTGACGGGCGAACGTTTACCGATCGCAGCTAAAAAAGGTTTTGATGTCAATGTGTACTAA